The genomic segment CCTCGACGATTTCGCGGTAGCTGGTGTCTTTCTCCGCCAGCCGCCGTTTAAGCGTTCGGGACGACACACAGAAACGCTCTGCCATCGCTTCCAGGGACGGCAGCGGCCCCGGCGTCATGCGCAGCATGTTGCGGATCGCCAGCACGATATCGCCCTGTTCCTTCAGCGCCTTTTGCAGTTCAAACTCACACTGGTCCCGGGCCATGCGGGAGGCTTCGGCATCGGCCAGGCGCATGCGCACGTCCAGCAGCTTGCGAGGCAACACCAGCATTTCCTCCGGCTGGCCGTATTCGAAACGCACCGGTAACTGGCTGGCAAACCGGGCATAGTAGGCCGGCTCCGGGCTGGACAGGCGTACCGAGACCCCTGGTAACTTACCATCCTCCAGGGCAAAGCCCCGGCTTTCGGCATCGGCACGGTCCAGGAGCTGTTCGGTTAACAGAATCAGGGTGGCGCTGACGGTTTCGGCCAGGAAACCATATAGCCCCGGCACATCAAATTCGGTACACAACTGCACCAGCACCTGATCACCGGCCAGGGACTGTTTCATGCTCAGGAACGGAGCCCGCAGTTGCAGATAGCGGCGGACCGAATCCAGTGCCCCTTCAAAGGTCGGGCTAGTCAGGGCGGCAAAACCGAGGGTGCCGTGAATGGTCAGCCGGAGTTCCTTGGCCAGGTGGAAGCTGAGGCCATCCTTTCCGGCCAGCTCCAGGGCGCGCTGGGCCATCAGGATGGCATCGGTTACGAAGATGCGGCTGTCGTTGGCCTTGAGGTCGTCTGCCGTGAAATCCAGCCCCTGGTAAAGGGCCCGGTCGTTGTGGCCGAGCTGGCGTACCGTTTCACCCAGTACCCGCAGGTAAACGCCGGGTACCAGGAACAGCCCCAGCATTTGTCGTTCTTTGTCTGCACTGGTTGATGCCATGCGGTGTCCCTGATTGATATTTGTCGTGTTTCTGACTCTATCAGAAGCCACCGCCACTGGCAGTGGGGCGGCTCGCACCGATTCACCTGTCTCCCGGGCCAATTGTGCGGCGCTTTTTGTCCCAATGTGAACGGTAGCCGTCCCAACCTCGCATTCTGAAACGCCTTTGACTCCTCCACACTGGACCCATGACATCAGCCAAAGCGTTCAATCGCAGAGGAGTACAGACATGCTGACAACAACTCAAACAGACAAGCAAAACAAGATTTCACATACGCCGGACAATGTCTCGATCAAGCCGCAGCGCATGGGCTTCGAATTTGGAGAGCAGGTACCCCGGTACTGGTTGGATAACAACTACCTGATCAGTCATACCATGAATGCGCTGTCGGTGCTGTTCCCCGAGGGCGAGCAGTTCTTTGTGGATTCGGTACGAGCTTTCCGGGGCCAGATTCAGGACCCCAAGCTGAAAGAGGAAGTTCGCGGCTTTATTGGCCAGGAAGCCATGCATTCCCTGGAACACATTGCCATGAACCAGCACGTGCGTGACCAGGGCATGCCGGTGGAGGAAATGGAGCGTGACCTGAAGGTGATTCTGGACGTGGCCCGCAAGCTGCCCAAGCGTCACCAGCTGGCCATTACCTGTGCCCTGGAGCACATCACGGCGATGATGGCCGACATGCTGCTGGAGAGGGATGACGTGCGCGAAGACATGCACGAGACTATGCGCCCGCTTTGGGTATGGCACGCCATTGAGGAGACGGAACACAAGGCGGTGGCCTACGATGTCTTCCAGCAGGCTGGCGGCACCTACGCCGAGCGGGCGTTCTATCAGGTGTTCAGTACAGCCGCACTGGGCATTGTCGGTACCTGGTACACCGGCCGAATGATCATGCACGATCGCAAGCATTTCTCGTTGAAAGATGCCGCCAAGGGCATGTGGCGTATGTGGGGCAAGGACGGTGCGTTTTCCAGCCTGATTCCGACCTGGCTGGAGTACTTCAAGCCTGGTTTCCACCCCTGGGACAAGGACAACAGTGAGGTGATCGGGCGGTTCAAGGCGGAGATCGAGGGTTATATTGCGCCGCAGTATAAGAGTGGGAACCGGCGGACCTTGCAGTAAGGTCTGCCGCTCAGCGTGACTCCGGGGGCTCTGAGTTACGCTGGCGAGTGGGTGGGGTAAGCTTTTCTTCCGGAAAAAACAACTCGCTTTGCTCAGACATCTTTTTTCCTGCAGAAAAGCTTACCCCACCCACTCTCCTGCTTGACTGGACTTTTTACTCTGGGCTCTTTTCGGCCCAGAGTGTTACTTTCCTCCTGATGCTATCACTTCTCCCTTTTTCCACAGCCGCCACTCGCCTGGCTGGTAGACATCCCACTGTTCATCACTCGTTAGGGGTTCGGTGACGATCACACTGACAACGTCGTTGGGGGTGGTTTCAGATTCGAAATCGACGGTCACGTCGGCGTCTTTCAGGCGAGCCGGTCCGAAGGGGGCTCGGCGGGTGATGCTGGCCATTTTGGTGGTGCAGTAGGTGAACAGCCA from the Marinobacter sp. LQ44 genome contains:
- a CDS encoding metal-dependent hydrolase, yielding MLTTTQTDKQNKISHTPDNVSIKPQRMGFEFGEQVPRYWLDNNYLISHTMNALSVLFPEGEQFFVDSVRAFRGQIQDPKLKEEVRGFIGQEAMHSLEHIAMNQHVRDQGMPVEEMERDLKVILDVARKLPKRHQLAITCALEHITAMMADMLLERDDVREDMHETMRPLWVWHAIEETEHKAVAYDVFQQAGGTYAERAFYQVFSTAALGIVGTWYTGRMIMHDRKHFSLKDAAKGMWRMWGKDGAFSSLIPTWLEYFKPGFHPWDKDNSEVIGRFKAEIEGYIAPQYKSGNRRTLQ
- a CDS encoding AraC family transcriptional regulator; the protein is MASTSADKERQMLGLFLVPGVYLRVLGETVRQLGHNDRALYQGLDFTADDLKANDSRIFVTDAILMAQRALELAGKDGLSFHLAKELRLTIHGTLGFAALTSPTFEGALDSVRRYLQLRAPFLSMKQSLAGDQVLVQLCTEFDVPGLYGFLAETVSATLILLTEQLLDRADAESRGFALEDGKLPGVSVRLSSPEPAYYARFASQLPVRFEYGQPEEMLVLPRKLLDVRMRLADAEASRMARDQCEFELQKALKEQGDIVLAIRNMLRMTPGPLPSLEAMAERFCVSSRTLKRRLAEKDTSYREIVEAVLKDRAIQLLRYTNQSVSEIAYELGYADLSNFSRAFRKWTGKSASEFREGGPDPAPEVGP